The Streptomyces sp. Je 1-332 genome has a window encoding:
- a CDS encoding HlyD family efflux transporter periplasmic adaptor subunit, with translation MQFRQQALSKLQSPEELDLPVRYARPQGLLVLAVTVVVMAAASVWAVTGSVSSTLRAPGILTHGQGSYVLQSPVTGQVTRVLAEEGKRVAAGAPVLKVRTDQGDKVVRSIAAGRVSTLVARIGTVVTTGADVATVERVSGSDDPLLAMLYVPADSAATVPVGASVDLTVQSVPTQEYGMLRGRVKAIGRTAQSEQKISGFLGDKELAGQFTKDGPPVGVLVSLERSSATKSGYAWSNAGGPPFALDSMTLATGAFHLAEQRPIDWLLP, from the coding sequence GTGCAGTTCCGCCAACAGGCCCTGTCCAAGCTGCAGTCGCCCGAGGAACTCGACCTGCCGGTGCGTTACGCCCGACCCCAGGGCCTGCTCGTGCTCGCCGTCACCGTCGTCGTCATGGCCGCCGCGAGCGTCTGGGCCGTGACCGGCTCGGTCTCCTCCACGCTCCGCGCACCCGGCATCCTCACCCACGGCCAGGGCAGTTACGTCCTGCAGAGCCCCGTCACCGGGCAGGTGACGCGTGTCCTCGCCGAAGAGGGAAAGCGGGTCGCCGCCGGCGCCCCCGTGCTCAAGGTCCGTACGGACCAGGGCGACAAGGTCGTGCGCTCCATCGCCGCCGGCCGCGTCAGCACACTGGTCGCCCGGATCGGCACCGTCGTCACCACCGGCGCGGACGTCGCGACCGTCGAGCGCGTGTCGGGCAGCGACGACCCCCTCCTCGCGATGCTCTACGTCCCGGCCGACAGCGCGGCCACCGTCCCCGTCGGCGCCTCGGTGGACCTCACGGTCCAGTCCGTGCCCACGCAGGAGTACGGCATGCTGCGCGGCCGTGTGAAGGCGATCGGCCGCACCGCGCAGAGCGAACAGAAGATCAGCGGCTTCCTCGGCGACAAGGAACTGGCCGGGCAGTTCACCAAGGACGGGCCACCGGTCGGCGTCCTCGTCTCGCTCGAACGCTCGTCGGCCACCAAGTCCGGCTACGCCTGGTCGAACGCGGGCGGCCCGCCCTTCGCGCTCGACTCCATGACCCTGGCCACCGGCGCCTTCCACCTCGCCGAGCAGCGCCCGATCGATTGGCTGCTTCCGTGA
- a CDS encoding Rrf2 family transcriptional regulator, giving the protein MRISARADYAVRAALQLAACQDDGPLKAEAIADAQEIPHKFLEGILNDMRRGGLVLSQRGGNGGYRLARPSGDISIADVIRVVEGPLVSVRGVRPPELAYSGPAESLLPLWIALRANVRQILEGVSLADVAGARLPTPVTVLAEDPAAWTNP; this is encoded by the coding sequence ATGCGGATCTCAGCCAGGGCGGACTACGCGGTACGTGCCGCGCTGCAACTCGCCGCGTGCCAGGACGACGGGCCACTGAAGGCCGAGGCCATCGCCGACGCACAGGAGATCCCGCACAAGTTCCTCGAGGGCATCCTCAACGACATGCGGCGCGGCGGTCTCGTCCTCAGTCAGCGCGGCGGCAACGGCGGCTACCGCCTGGCCCGGCCCTCGGGCGACATCAGCATCGCGGACGTCATCCGCGTCGTGGAGGGCCCCTTGGTGTCGGTACGCGGAGTACGCCCTCCGGAGCTCGCCTACAGCGGGCCCGCGGAATCACTGCTGCCGCTGTGGATCGCGCTGCGGGCGAACGTCCGCCAGATCCTGGAGGGCGTGTCCCTCGCCGATGTCGCGGGCGCCCGACTTCCCACGCCGGTCACGGTGCTGGCCGAGGATCCCGCGGCCTGGACGAATCCTTAG
- a CDS encoding thioesterase family protein produces the protein MNTGSYYEPIDEHRYKPTAHAGGAWDTDEQHFSPLGGLIVHAIDRQLAARPDNGLVLSRISFDILGRLALDECEIRVETLRPGRTIELVEAVVLMADRPVVRARAWLLASGDTSAVAGGGADKLTPPEELATWPMASVWPGGYIASLDVRPVSPPQPGRTTAWISTALDLVAGQTASPLASYIALVDTANGIAVRQPPTAWMFPNVDLTVHLHRRPEGGWTGLDTTVTFGPTGQGVTSTVLHDVRGPVGHAQQILTVRPL, from the coding sequence TTGAACACCGGCAGTTATTACGAGCCCATCGACGAGCACCGTTACAAGCCCACCGCCCACGCCGGTGGCGCCTGGGACACCGACGAGCAGCACTTCAGCCCGCTCGGCGGGCTCATCGTCCACGCCATCGACCGGCAGCTGGCCGCCCGGCCCGACAACGGCCTCGTCCTGTCCCGGATCAGCTTCGACATCCTCGGGCGCCTCGCTCTCGACGAGTGCGAGATCCGCGTGGAGACCCTCAGGCCCGGCCGCACCATCGAACTGGTCGAAGCCGTGGTGCTCATGGCCGACCGGCCGGTGGTACGGGCCCGGGCCTGGCTCCTCGCTTCCGGCGACACCAGTGCCGTGGCAGGTGGGGGCGCCGACAAGCTCACCCCTCCCGAAGAGCTGGCGACTTGGCCTATGGCGTCCGTGTGGCCGGGCGGGTACATCGCCTCCTTGGACGTCCGCCCCGTGTCACCCCCGCAGCCGGGCCGTACGACCGCGTGGATCTCCACCGCCCTCGACCTGGTCGCCGGGCAGACCGCGAGCCCCCTCGCGTCCTACATCGCGCTCGTGGACACGGCCAACGGCATCGCCGTACGGCAGCCGCCCACGGCCTGGATGTTCCCCAACGTCGACCTCACCGTCCACCTCCACCGCCGGCCGGAAGGCGGCTGGACGGGACTCGACACCACGGTGACCTTCGGCCCGACCGGCCAGGGCGTCACGAGCACCGTCCTGCACGACGTCCGCGGCCCCGTCGGACACGCGCAGCAGATCCTCACGGTTCGTCCGCTGTGA
- a CDS encoding NAD(P)-dependent oxidoreductase: MTAVKNVLAIVSPHVGGRAAGGALAGLLPGTAHVTVVESADENPAALRDAHVIVTGLAPITAEHMAAAPELEVVQCASHGFDYVDVAAARARGILVCSIGSSGAEKQNVAEQTFALMLALAKQLIPAHTALTEADWALPRLQQSITELSGKTLGIVGLGHIGEEVARRAVVFDMSVVYAGPRPVTAEKEAALGGARHVELDELLRTSDYVTLHAPLTEDTRHLLDAGRLALLKPTAFVINTSRGALIDQDALADALTAGTLAGAGIDVFDPEPPTAALRLLKAPNVVLSPHVAGVTRETLVRIGLAAIQNVVGHLEGKPLGDVVS; the protein is encoded by the coding sequence ATGACCGCCGTGAAGAACGTCCTCGCCATCGTCTCGCCCCACGTGGGCGGCCGTGCCGCGGGAGGCGCACTCGCCGGGCTGCTCCCTGGGACGGCGCATGTGACGGTCGTCGAGTCGGCCGACGAGAATCCCGCCGCCCTGCGCGACGCACACGTCATCGTCACCGGCCTCGCCCCCATCACCGCCGAACACATGGCGGCGGCACCGGAGTTGGAGGTCGTCCAGTGCGCGAGCCACGGCTTCGACTACGTCGACGTGGCCGCCGCCCGCGCACGCGGAATCCTCGTCTGCTCGATCGGCTCCAGCGGGGCCGAGAAGCAGAACGTGGCCGAGCAGACCTTCGCCCTGATGCTCGCCCTCGCCAAGCAGCTGATCCCGGCGCACACCGCTCTCACCGAGGCCGACTGGGCGCTGCCGCGCCTCCAGCAGTCGATCACGGAGCTCTCGGGAAAGACGCTCGGCATCGTGGGACTCGGCCACATCGGCGAGGAAGTCGCCCGCCGTGCGGTCGTGTTCGACATGAGCGTCGTCTACGCGGGGCCGAGGCCGGTGACAGCGGAGAAGGAGGCTGCCCTCGGCGGCGCGCGCCACGTCGAACTCGACGAACTGCTCCGCACGTCCGACTACGTCACCCTGCACGCACCGCTCACGGAGGACACCCGCCACCTCCTGGACGCCGGGCGCCTCGCCCTCCTGAAGCCGACGGCTTTCGTCATCAACACCTCGCGAGGCGCGCTCATCGACCAGGACGCCCTCGCCGACGCCCTGACGGCCGGCACGCTGGCCGGGGCGGGCATCGACGTCTTCGACCCCGAACCGCCCACGGCCGCGCTGCGCCTCCTGAAGGCCCCGAACGTGGTGCTGTCCCCGCATGTCGCGGGCGTCACCCGCGAGACGCTCGTCCGCATCGGCCTCGCCGCGATCCAGAACGTCGTCGGCCATCTGGAGGGCAAGCCGCTGGGCGACGTGGTTTCCTGA
- a CDS encoding type A2 lantipeptide, with protein MNYTPQVETLEISDADLDNVSGGLVAGVAGNVTSTVDSIAPVSGVVGGVVGTVEGVTGLNTGAVTGLASGLTAGL; from the coding sequence ATGAACTACACCCCCCAGGTCGAGACCCTCGAGATTTCCGACGCCGACCTCGACAACGTCTCCGGTGGCCTCGTCGCCGGTGTCGCGGGCAACGTCACCAGCACCGTTGACTCCATCGCCCCCGTCTCGGGCGTCGTCGGCGGCGTCGTCGGCACCGTCGAGGGCGTGACCGGTCTCAACACCGGCGCCGTCACGGGCCTGGCCTCCGGCCTGACCGCTGGTCTCTGA
- a CDS encoding NHLP family bacteriocin export ABC transporter peptidase/permease/ATPase subunit: MTAPHPSPAHQQPLPPPGGRRRHRPEPQRGRRRAAAPRPASKGKRQKTVRTPTVLQMEAVECGAAALAMVLAHYGRHVPLEELRIACGVSRDGSRASNLLKAARSYGLTAKGMQMEPAALAEVKAPAILFWEFNHYVVYDGMGRRFGRRGVYINDPDKGRRFVPSEDFDTSFTGVVLVLEPGENFRPGGRKPGVMRAMPARLRGTTGTMLAALFASLLLVAVGAALPALSRTYIDLFLIGDQTSLLGALFASMGAMVALTVVLTWLQQANLLRGRIISSTLSSARFLRHLLRLPVTFYAQRSPADLVQRLASNDAVAETLARDLTAAGVDGIVVLLYAALLWTYDPQLTLVGVGIALLNIVAMRIVIRLRATGTQKLRADSAKLTNTSYTGLQLIETMKATGGENGFFRRWAGQHATTLEEQQRLGVPSAWLGIVAPTLATLNSALILWIGGLRAVEGHLSIGLLVAFQALVTRFTAPITRLNGVAGRIQDFGADVARLKDVENFPVDTLYSRPEPAASTRRLKGHVTLDDITFGYSPLDKPLLTGFSLSVGPGQQVALVGGSGSGKSTVSRLISGLYSPWEGTIRIDGQRLEDIPRGALAASVSFVDQDVFLFEGTIRDNVALWDPSIPDAAVVAALKDACLYEIVARRPGGIHGRVEQDGRNFSGGQRQRLEIARALVRRPSILVLDEVTSALDAETEQVIIDNLRRRGCACVVIAHRLSTVRDSDEIVVLDHGSVVERGRHEHLVAAGGPYADLVKEH, translated from the coding sequence GTGACCGCACCGCACCCCTCCCCGGCACACCAGCAGCCACTGCCGCCCCCGGGCGGCCGCCGCCGACACCGCCCCGAGCCCCAGCGGGGCCGCCGCCGCGCCGCAGCCCCCCGCCCCGCGTCGAAGGGCAAGCGGCAGAAGACCGTCCGTACGCCCACCGTCCTGCAGATGGAAGCCGTGGAGTGCGGCGCCGCCGCGCTCGCCATGGTCCTCGCGCACTACGGACGGCATGTCCCGCTGGAGGAGCTGCGCATCGCGTGCGGCGTGTCCCGCGACGGCTCGCGGGCCAGCAACCTCCTGAAAGCGGCGCGCAGTTACGGCCTGACGGCCAAGGGCATGCAGATGGAACCGGCCGCGCTCGCCGAGGTCAAGGCGCCCGCGATCCTCTTCTGGGAGTTCAACCACTACGTCGTGTACGACGGCATGGGCCGCCGCTTCGGCCGCCGCGGCGTGTACATCAACGACCCGGACAAGGGCCGCCGGTTCGTCCCCTCCGAGGACTTCGACACCAGCTTCACCGGCGTCGTCCTGGTCCTCGAACCGGGCGAGAACTTCCGCCCCGGAGGCCGCAAGCCCGGCGTCATGCGGGCGATGCCGGCGCGCCTGCGCGGCACTACGGGCACCATGCTCGCCGCGCTCTTCGCCAGCCTGCTGCTCGTCGCGGTCGGCGCCGCGCTGCCCGCGCTCAGCCGCACGTACATCGACCTGTTCCTGATCGGTGACCAGACGTCCCTGCTCGGCGCGCTGTTCGCCTCGATGGGCGCGATGGTGGCGCTCACCGTCGTCCTCACCTGGCTGCAACAGGCGAACCTGCTGCGCGGCCGCATCATCTCCTCGACCCTGAGCAGCGCCCGCTTCCTGCGCCATCTGCTGCGCCTGCCCGTCACCTTCTACGCCCAGCGCAGCCCCGCCGACCTCGTCCAGCGCCTCGCGTCCAACGACGCGGTCGCCGAAACGCTGGCCCGCGACCTCACGGCCGCCGGCGTCGACGGCATCGTCGTACTCCTCTACGCGGCCTTGCTGTGGACGTACGACCCCCAGCTCACCCTCGTCGGCGTCGGCATCGCCCTCCTGAACATCGTCGCGATGCGGATCGTCATCCGGCTGCGGGCCACCGGCACCCAGAAGCTGCGCGCCGACAGCGCCAAGCTCACCAACACCTCGTACACCGGCCTGCAGTTGATCGAGACGATGAAGGCCACCGGAGGCGAGAACGGCTTCTTCCGGCGTTGGGCGGGCCAGCACGCCACCACCCTGGAGGAGCAGCAGCGCCTCGGTGTGCCGAGCGCCTGGCTCGGCATCGTCGCGCCGACCCTCGCGACACTCAACAGCGCGCTGATCCTGTGGATCGGCGGCCTGCGCGCGGTCGAGGGGCATCTGTCGATCGGCCTGCTCGTGGCGTTCCAGGCACTCGTCACCCGCTTCACCGCGCCGATCACCCGCCTCAACGGTGTCGCGGGCCGCATCCAGGACTTCGGCGCCGACGTCGCCCGCCTCAAGGACGTCGAGAACTTCCCCGTCGACACCCTCTACTCCCGCCCGGAACCGGCCGCGAGCACCCGCCGCCTCAAGGGCCACGTCACCCTCGACGACATCACCTTCGGCTACAGCCCTCTCGACAAGCCCCTCCTGACAGGCTTCTCGCTGTCGGTCGGCCCCGGCCAACAGGTGGCTCTGGTCGGCGGCTCCGGCAGCGGCAAGTCGACCGTCTCCCGGCTGATCTCGGGGCTCTACAGCCCTTGGGAGGGCACCATCCGCATCGACGGACAGCGTCTTGAGGACATCCCGCGCGGCGCGCTCGCCGCCTCCGTCTCCTTCGTCGACCAGGACGTCTTCCTCTTCGAGGGCACCATCCGCGACAACGTCGCGCTGTGGGACCCCTCCATCCCGGACGCCGCCGTCGTCGCCGCCCTCAAGGACGCCTGCCTGTACGAGATCGTCGCCCGCAGGCCCGGCGGCATCCACGGCCGCGTCGAACAGGACGGCCGCAACTTCTCCGGCGGCCAGCGCCAGCGCCTGGAGATCGCGCGGGCCCTGGTCCGCCGCCCCAGCATCCTCGTCCTCGACGAGGTGACCAGCGCCCTGGACGCGGAGACCGAGCAGGTCATCATCGACAACCTCCGCCGCCGCGGCTGCGCCTGCGTCGTCATCGCCCACCGCCTGAGCACCGTGCGCGACAGCGACGAGATCGTCGTCCTCGACCACGGCTCGGTCGTCGAACGCGGGCGCCACGAACACCTCGTCGCCGCGGGCGGACCCTACGCCGACCTGGTCAAGGAGCACTGA
- a CDS encoding endonuclease: MPVPHIRRWKPLAMTAAAVLVGITVPAAADAATTDPTPPAAAAGAYDDTYYKDAVGKTGPELKSALHTIISDQTKLSYDQVWDALKATDQDPADSGNVILLYTGRSQSKDSNGGDPDQWNREHVWAKSHGDFGTATGPGTDIHHLRPTDVSVNSTRGNKDFDNGGSEVGEAPGNYTDSDSFEPRDAVKGDVARMILYMAVRYDGEDGFADLEPNDKVDNGSAPAIGRLSVLKQWSDEDPPDTFEKNRNQAIYDQFQHNRNPFVDHPEWVGAIW; encoded by the coding sequence ATGCCCGTCCCTCACATACGTCGCTGGAAACCGCTGGCCATGACGGCCGCCGCGGTCCTCGTCGGGATCACCGTCCCGGCCGCCGCCGACGCCGCGACCACGGACCCCACTCCGCCCGCGGCGGCCGCCGGCGCCTATGACGACACGTACTACAAGGACGCGGTCGGCAAGACCGGTCCGGAGCTCAAGAGCGCCCTGCACACCATCATCAGCGACCAGACCAAGCTCTCGTACGACCAGGTCTGGGACGCGTTGAAGGCCACCGACCAGGACCCGGCCGACAGCGGCAACGTGATCCTGCTCTACACCGGCCGCTCGCAGAGCAAGGACAGCAACGGCGGCGACCCCGACCAGTGGAACCGCGAGCACGTGTGGGCCAAGTCCCACGGCGACTTCGGCACCGCGACCGGCCCGGGCACCGACATCCACCACCTGCGGCCGACGGACGTCTCGGTCAACAGCACCCGCGGCAACAAGGACTTCGACAACGGCGGCAGCGAGGTCGGCGAAGCACCGGGCAACTACACCGACTCCGACTCCTTCGAGCCGCGCGACGCCGTCAAGGGCGACGTGGCCCGCATGATCCTCTACATGGCCGTGCGCTACGACGGCGAGGACGGCTTCGCCGACCTGGAGCCCAACGACAAGGTCGACAACGGCAGCGCCCCCGCCATCGGGCGTCTTTCCGTGCTGAAGCAGTGGAGCGACGAGGACCCGCCGGACACGTTCGAGAAGAACCGCAACCAGGCCATCTACGACCAGTTCCAGCACAACCGCAATCCGTTCGTCGACCACCCCGAGTGGGTCGGGGCGATCTGGTAG
- a CDS encoding acyl-CoA dehydrogenase: protein MTTLIPAASPRVVRELADDLAVDADLRDRAGKPPLDEVARLREAGLPALLTPPRQESQDGTPGQDGRHERGSDWRTACTAVREIAAADSSIAELLAHHHALSWSPRLFGAPEEAAALELRAVHEQWLWGGDIELPDARTSAGLALTPAADGYVLHGRRPLTAGAAVADRLVHTARRTDSGEWVVVHVDPAHPGVSAEPAHDLLGQRLNGAGAVTYDDVPVATHQVLGTVSVDEHEISPFAALAPLARRLLLVQVGLGNAQGALAEARDISRALPRPASTGALDTRGDCGPPPMDPYLLLAYGELATAAHSATAVVERATEALAQGLETGPALGADERADIAFLVGAAEAVTTRSALHITTRVLELTADAPSPSADPGLDRFWRNARALTAHSSTAHRLRDIGEHYLNGFR from the coding sequence GTGACAACGCTGATCCCCGCCGCCTCGCCGCGCGTCGTCCGGGAACTCGCCGACGACCTCGCCGTCGACGCGGACCTGCGCGACCGTGCGGGCAAGCCTCCACTCGACGAGGTGGCGCGGCTGCGCGAGGCGGGGCTGCCCGCACTCCTGACGCCACCGCGCCAGGAGAGCCAGGACGGGACGCCCGGCCAGGACGGCCGGCACGAGCGGGGCAGCGACTGGCGCACGGCCTGTACAGCGGTCAGGGAGATCGCGGCGGCGGACAGTTCCATCGCCGAACTCCTCGCGCACCACCACGCCCTGTCGTGGAGCCCGCGCCTCTTCGGCGCGCCCGAGGAGGCCGCGGCGCTCGAACTGCGCGCCGTACACGAGCAGTGGCTCTGGGGCGGTGACATCGAACTGCCGGACGCGCGGACGAGCGCAGGACTCGCCCTCACCCCGGCCGCCGACGGGTACGTCCTGCACGGCAGACGCCCCTTGACCGCCGGGGCAGCCGTGGCCGACCGGCTCGTCCACACGGCGCGGCGCACGGACAGCGGCGAGTGGGTGGTCGTCCACGTGGACCCGGCCCACCCCGGCGTCTCCGCCGAGCCGGCGCACGATCTGCTCGGGCAGCGGCTGAACGGTGCGGGCGCCGTCACGTACGACGATGTGCCGGTGGCCACGCACCAGGTGCTCGGCACGGTGTCCGTGGACGAACACGAGATCTCACCGTTCGCCGCGCTCGCCCCGCTGGCCCGCCGACTCCTGCTCGTCCAGGTCGGCCTCGGCAACGCGCAGGGCGCACTCGCCGAAGCGCGGGACATCAGCCGCGCCCTGCCGCGCCCCGCCTCGACGGGGGCTCTCGACACCCGCGGGGACTGCGGACCGCCCCCCATGGACCCCTACCTACTGCTCGCCTACGGGGAGTTGGCGACGGCTGCGCACAGCGCGACCGCGGTGGTGGAGCGTGCGACGGAGGCGTTGGCCCAGGGCCTGGAGACGGGGCCCGCGCTCGGCGCGGACGAGCGTGCCGACATCGCGTTCCTCGTGGGCGCGGCCGAAGCGGTCACCACCCGGTCCGCCCTGCACATCACCACCCGTGTCCTCGAACTCACCGCCGACGCTCCCTCCCCCTCGGCCGACCCCGGGCTGGACAGGTTCTGGCGCAACGCCCGCGCCCTGACCGCCCACAGCTCCACGGCCCACCGCCTGCGCGACATCGGGGAGCACTACCTCAACGGGTTCCGGTAG
- a CDS encoding lactate 2-monooxygenase, translating into MTTPNWADFQYEIYLNGMTGAVPRLPTDLTRLEELTEQRLGPGPVGYVAGSAGNGSTARANREALERRRIVPRMLRDVHDRDLSVEVLGQRLPAPLALAPIGVLSIMHPEGESAAARAAAARGVPYILSSASSTPMEQVAEEMGDAQRWFQLYWAKDRDVTRSFLDRAKASGFTALVVTLDTPLLAWRPRDLDQAYLPFLHGVGTANYFSDPAFRAGLAKPVHEDPNAAVMHFVGMFADPAKTWPDLAFLRENWEGPIVLKGVLHPDDARRAADAGMDGVVVSNHGGRQVAGSVAAADALPRVVAAAGDRLSVLFDSGIRTGDDIFKALALGAEAVLVGRPYAYGLGLDGQAGVDHVIRCLLAELDLTLALSGHAGPASLTPDDLIEETA; encoded by the coding sequence ATGACGACGCCGAACTGGGCGGACTTCCAGTACGAGATCTACCTCAACGGCATGACCGGCGCCGTGCCGCGCCTGCCCACCGACCTGACCCGCCTGGAAGAGCTGACCGAGCAGCGGCTCGGCCCCGGCCCGGTCGGCTATGTCGCGGGAAGCGCCGGCAACGGCAGCACCGCCCGCGCCAACCGCGAGGCCCTCGAACGGCGTCGCATCGTGCCCCGCATGCTGCGTGACGTACACGACCGTGACCTGTCCGTGGAGGTGCTCGGCCAGCGGCTGCCCGCGCCGCTCGCCCTCGCACCGATCGGCGTCCTGTCGATCATGCACCCGGAGGGTGAGTCGGCCGCCGCCCGCGCGGCAGCGGCCCGTGGCGTTCCGTACATCCTGTCCTCGGCCTCCAGCACTCCCATGGAGCAGGTCGCCGAGGAGATGGGGGACGCGCAGCGGTGGTTCCAGCTGTACTGGGCCAAGGACCGTGACGTGACCAGGAGTTTCCTGGACCGGGCGAAGGCATCGGGTTTCACGGCGCTCGTCGTCACGCTCGACACCCCGCTCCTCGCCTGGCGTCCGCGCGACCTCGACCAGGCGTATCTGCCCTTCCTGCACGGCGTGGGCACCGCCAACTACTTCAGTGACCCCGCGTTCCGGGCCGGCCTCGCCAAGCCGGTGCACGAGGACCCGAACGCCGCCGTGATGCACTTCGTCGGCATGTTCGCCGACCCCGCGAAAACCTGGCCGGACCTGGCCTTCCTGCGTGAGAACTGGGAAGGACCGATCGTGCTCAAGGGAGTCCTGCACCCGGACGACGCACGACGCGCCGCCGACGCGGGCATGGACGGGGTGGTGGTCTCCAACCACGGTGGCCGCCAGGTCGCGGGCTCCGTCGCGGCGGCCGACGCGTTGCCCCGGGTCGTGGCGGCGGCCGGTGACCGGCTCTCCGTCCTGTTCGACAGCGGGATCCGCACCGGCGACGACATCTTCAAGGCGCTCGCGCTCGGCGCCGAGGCCGTCCTGGTGGGGCGGCCGTACGCCTATGGGCTCGGCCTGGACGGCCAGGCGGGCGTCGATCACGTGATCCGGTGCCTGCTCGCCGAACTCGACCTGACCCTCGCCCTTTCCGGCCACGCCGGGCCCGCCTCCCTCACCCCCGACGACCTGATCGAGGAGACCGCATGA